A window of the Henckelia pumila isolate YLH828 chromosome 3, ASM3356847v2, whole genome shotgun sequence genome harbors these coding sequences:
- the LOC140886351 gene encoding NEDD8-activating enzyme E1 regulatory subunit AXR1-like isoform X1, whose protein sequence is MAEPKTKYDRQLRIWGEQGQAALEKSSICLLNCGPTGSETLKNLVLGGVGSITVVDGSKVELGDLGNNFMVDELSVGKSKAKTVCAFLQELNDAVKAKFIEEYPEALIDSNPSFFSQFTLVIATQLVEDSMVKLDRICRDANVMLIFARSYGLSGFVRISVKEHAVIESKPDHFLDDLRLNNPWLELKSFAESIELDTVDPVFHKHTPYVIILIKMAEEWAKTHDGNLPSTREEKKKFKDLIKSKMIATDEDNYKEAIEASFKVFAPQGISSSVQQIINDSCADVNSNSSDFWVLVAALREFIANEGGGEAPLEGSIPDMTSSTELYVNLQRIYQAKAEVDFLVVEQHVRKILKKIGRDTDSISKATIKSFCKNARKLKVCRYRPIEDEFNSPVQVELQKYLTDEDYSIAVGFYILLRAVDRFAANNNTFPGQYDCEMDEEISRLKTMAVALVGDLGCNGSTLTEDLINEMCRYGAAELHAVAAFIGGIAAQEVIKLITRQFVPMNGTFIFNGIDHKSQLLLL, encoded by the exons ATGGCGGAACCCAAAACCAAATACGATCGCCAGCTCAG AATATGGGGTGAGCAGGGGCAAGCAGCTCTCGAGAAATCAAGCATATGTTTGTTGAACTGTGGGCCCACCGGATCGGAAACCTTGAAAAATTTAGTTCTTGGTGGGGTTGGAAGTATCACTGTTGTGGATGGTTCTAAGGTGGAGCTAGGGGATTTGGGAAATAATTTCATGG TGGATGAATTGAGTGTTGGGAAATCCAAGGCCAAGACAGTTTGCGCATTTCTACAAGAGTTGAATGATGCCGTCAAAGCAAAATTTATCGAAGAGTACCCGGAGGCCTTAATTGACTCGAACCCATCATTCTTTTCACAGTTTACCTTGGTTATTGCCACCCAG CTTGTTGAAGATTCAATGGTGAAACTGGACCGAATCTGTCGTGATGCAAATGTCATGTTGATATTTGCTCGCTCTTATGGCCTTTCTGGTTTCGTCCGGATCAGTGTAAAG GAACATGCAGTGATTGAATCAAAGCCGGACCATTTTCTGGATGATCTTCGACTAAATAACCCATGGCTAGAGCTCAAAAG CTTTGCAGAAAGTATTGAGTTGGATACAGTGGATCCCGTTTTTCACAAACACACTCCATATGTTATCATTCTTATTAAGATGGCAGAGGAGTGGGCCAAAACTCATGATGGAAACCTGCCATCAACaagagaagagaaaaaaaaatttaag GATTTAATCAAGTCTAAGATGATTGCAACCGATGAGGACAATTATAAAGAAGCCATCGAAGCATCATTTAAAGTCTTTGCTCCACAGGGAATTA GTTCGAGCGTGCAGCAAATAATTAATGATAGCTGTGCTGATGTTAATTCCAACTCATCAGATTTTTGGGTGTTGGTGGCTGCTCTAAGG GAATTCATAGCTAATGAAGGTGGTGGAGAGGCTCCTTTGGAGGGATCAATCCCAGATATGACATCTTCAACCGA GTTGTATGTTAACCTGCAACGGATCTACCAAGCCAAGGCTGAGGTAGATTTTCTCGTTGTGGAGCAGCATGTGAGAAAAATATTAAAGAAGATAGGTAGAGATACAGATAGCATCTCAAAGGCAACCATAAAAAGCTTTTGCAAAAATGCACGAAAGTTGAAG GTGTGCAGATATCGCCCTATCGAGGATGAGTTCAATTCTCCAGTTCAGGTTGAATTACAGAAGTATTTAACAGACGAAGACTACAG CATCGCCGTGGGATTTTATATTCTTCTACGAGCCGTGGATCGGTTTGCTGCAAATAACAATACTTTTCCGGGACAATATGATTG TGAGATGGATGAGGAGATATCGAGATTGAAAACCATGGCTGTTGCCCTAGTTGGCGACTTGGGCTGCAATGGATCTACCTTAACAGAAGACCTTATTAATGAGATGTGCCGGTATGGCGCCGCAGAGCTTCATGCTGTAGCCGCCTTTATTGGTGGAATTGCTGCACAAGAGGTGATTAAG CTCATTACTAGGCAATTTGTTCCGATGAACGGGACGTTCATCTTTAACGGGATCGATCACAAGTCGCAGCTGTTATTACTTTAA
- the LOC140886351 gene encoding NEDD8-activating enzyme E1 regulatory subunit AXR1-like isoform X2 has product MAEPKTKYDRQLRIWGEQGQAALEKSSICLLNCGPTGSETLKNLVLGGVGSITVVDGSKVELGDLGNNFMVDELSVGKSKAKTVCAFLQELNDAVKAKFIEEYPEALIDSNPSFFSQFTLVIATQLVEDSMVKLDRICRDANVMLIFARSYGLSGFVRISVKEHAVIESKPDHFLDDLRLNNPWLELKSFAESIELDTVDPVFHKHTPYVIILIKMAEEWAKTHDGNLPSTREEKKKFKDLIKSKMIATDEDNYKEAIEASFKVFAPQGISSSVQQIINDSCADVNSNSSDFWVLVAALREFIANEGGGEAPLEGSIPDMTSSTEVCLFQVVC; this is encoded by the exons ATGGCGGAACCCAAAACCAAATACGATCGCCAGCTCAG AATATGGGGTGAGCAGGGGCAAGCAGCTCTCGAGAAATCAAGCATATGTTTGTTGAACTGTGGGCCCACCGGATCGGAAACCTTGAAAAATTTAGTTCTTGGTGGGGTTGGAAGTATCACTGTTGTGGATGGTTCTAAGGTGGAGCTAGGGGATTTGGGAAATAATTTCATGG TGGATGAATTGAGTGTTGGGAAATCCAAGGCCAAGACAGTTTGCGCATTTCTACAAGAGTTGAATGATGCCGTCAAAGCAAAATTTATCGAAGAGTACCCGGAGGCCTTAATTGACTCGAACCCATCATTCTTTTCACAGTTTACCTTGGTTATTGCCACCCAG CTTGTTGAAGATTCAATGGTGAAACTGGACCGAATCTGTCGTGATGCAAATGTCATGTTGATATTTGCTCGCTCTTATGGCCTTTCTGGTTTCGTCCGGATCAGTGTAAAG GAACATGCAGTGATTGAATCAAAGCCGGACCATTTTCTGGATGATCTTCGACTAAATAACCCATGGCTAGAGCTCAAAAG CTTTGCAGAAAGTATTGAGTTGGATACAGTGGATCCCGTTTTTCACAAACACACTCCATATGTTATCATTCTTATTAAGATGGCAGAGGAGTGGGCCAAAACTCATGATGGAAACCTGCCATCAACaagagaagagaaaaaaaaatttaag GATTTAATCAAGTCTAAGATGATTGCAACCGATGAGGACAATTATAAAGAAGCCATCGAAGCATCATTTAAAGTCTTTGCTCCACAGGGAATTA GTTCGAGCGTGCAGCAAATAATTAATGATAGCTGTGCTGATGTTAATTCCAACTCATCAGATTTTTGGGTGTTGGTGGCTGCTCTAAGG GAATTCATAGCTAATGAAGGTGGTGGAGAGGCTCCTTTGGAGGGATCAATCCCAGATATGACATCTTCAACCGA AGTTTGTTTGTTCCAGGTTGTATGTTAA
- the LOC140886351 gene encoding NEDD8-activating enzyme E1 regulatory subunit AXR1-like isoform X3 — translation MAEPKTKYDRQLRIWGEQGQAALEKSSICLLNCGPTGSETLKNLVLGGVGSITVVDGSKVELGDLGNNFMVDELSVGKSKAKTVCAFLQELNDAVKAKFIEEYPEALIDSNPSFFSQFTLVIATQLVEDSMVKLDRICRDANVMLIFARSYGLSGFVRISVKEHAVIESKPDHFLDDLRLNNPWLELKSFAESIELDTVDPVFHKHTPYVIILIKMAEEWAKTHDGNLPSTREEKKKFKDLIKSKMIATDEDNYKEAIEASFKVFAPQGISSSVQQIINDSCADVNSNSSDFWVLVAALRVTMEIVVYYACPMGLS, via the exons ATGGCGGAACCCAAAACCAAATACGATCGCCAGCTCAG AATATGGGGTGAGCAGGGGCAAGCAGCTCTCGAGAAATCAAGCATATGTTTGTTGAACTGTGGGCCCACCGGATCGGAAACCTTGAAAAATTTAGTTCTTGGTGGGGTTGGAAGTATCACTGTTGTGGATGGTTCTAAGGTGGAGCTAGGGGATTTGGGAAATAATTTCATGG TGGATGAATTGAGTGTTGGGAAATCCAAGGCCAAGACAGTTTGCGCATTTCTACAAGAGTTGAATGATGCCGTCAAAGCAAAATTTATCGAAGAGTACCCGGAGGCCTTAATTGACTCGAACCCATCATTCTTTTCACAGTTTACCTTGGTTATTGCCACCCAG CTTGTTGAAGATTCAATGGTGAAACTGGACCGAATCTGTCGTGATGCAAATGTCATGTTGATATTTGCTCGCTCTTATGGCCTTTCTGGTTTCGTCCGGATCAGTGTAAAG GAACATGCAGTGATTGAATCAAAGCCGGACCATTTTCTGGATGATCTTCGACTAAATAACCCATGGCTAGAGCTCAAAAG CTTTGCAGAAAGTATTGAGTTGGATACAGTGGATCCCGTTTTTCACAAACACACTCCATATGTTATCATTCTTATTAAGATGGCAGAGGAGTGGGCCAAAACTCATGATGGAAACCTGCCATCAACaagagaagagaaaaaaaaatttaag GATTTAATCAAGTCTAAGATGATTGCAACCGATGAGGACAATTATAAAGAAGCCATCGAAGCATCATTTAAAGTCTTTGCTCCACAGGGAATTA GTTCGAGCGTGCAGCAAATAATTAATGATAGCTGTGCTGATGTTAATTCCAACTCATCAGATTTTTGGGTGTTGGTGGCTGCTCTAAGGGTAACCATGGAAATTGTCGTGTATTATGCGTGTCCGATGGGGCTTAGTTGA
- the LOC140891341 gene encoding uncharacterized protein: MSEFHRELIRQVQISTRSAAGLPGYDPNDPTLPALPSLSAAIAALEPSPPHLRCKLCKASLLRGLQSNICVYCGARCQNDAVPDPICYNSTIGYQWLLRSLALDGSEMVKPPTSKNEQDRGQSSTKAELPLSDFINFRIAWPAEIEKQETTISEKQSEERKRFWCPTGLAADNFFFKLTNVGTTGTKAVAGLDNQNLFQHVHSSEPADGSAMGKNTESFSEWQADFKFSISDNQHGAAKSSVQVMGSSDDSGNKIQESHASHFASSDIDLSAHMDSVFGHKEDLTDGKPMDNPVASPALGEWDSDDPWTNIGHNESQIVGGSDATVSPKDPFGNLDNLSTSADLLQDFQWQTSNADVPANKTMDGKLNTMDESQTVGDFDATLSAKDDLTVEISNNLSAIDDDLFEDFQWQTNEAGITSIKTVDEEPSTNKRSQLAEGSFAGINAEDDHILKKSNDHSANVDLFQDFQWQTNQTDMSENKRMHEENNAVDGDAFDEWNDFTGSASLQDPSQNEWIQSDHLSTSHKNSADIDLFSPNSTFDERDIDGFPEPNLLSTYTVDESSAAENAISSKPSLIRLNGTSGSSSDFASAANDSNDDDKSTNPEDDVKILISQMHDLSFMLRTDLCIPYASDSQNSATKD; encoded by the exons ATGTCCGAGTTTCATCGTGAACTGATCCGGCAGGTCCAGATCTCAACCCGGTCAGCCGCGGGTCTACCCGGCTACGACCCGAATGATCCGACCCTGCCTGCATTGCCATCGCTCTCCGCTGCTATCGCCGCCTTGGAACCCTCTCCGCCTCACCTCCGCTGCAAACTCTGTAAAGCAAGTCTTCTCAGGGGATTACAGTCGAACATCTGCGTGTATTGCGGAGCTCGTTGCCAAAATGATGCTGTCCCCGATCCTATTTGCTATAATTCTACCATTGGGTATCAGTGGTTGCTCCGTTCTCTCGCTCTGGATGGATCG GAAATGGTCAAACCACCAACCAGCAAAAATGAGCAAGATCGAGGGCAGAGTTCTACTAAAGCCGAATTGCCCCTGTCAGATTTCATTAACTTTAGAATAGCATGGCCAGCAGAGATAGAGAAGCAAGAAACCACTATTTCAGAGAAACAATCAGAAGAGAGAAAAAGATTTTGGTGTCCAACTGGACTCGCAGCAGATAACTTCTTCTTCAAATTAACTAATGTTGGAACTACAGGAACTAAAGCAGTTGCAGGTCTTGACAATCAAAATTTATTTCAGCACGTTCACTCTTCTGAGCCAGCTGATGGGTCTGCCATGGGCAAGAACACTGAATCCTTCTCTGAGTGGCAGGCGGATTTCAAGTTTTCTATATCCGACAATCAACACGGTGCAGCCAAATCATCTGTCCAGGTTATGGGTTCATCAGATGATTCTGGAAATAAAATCCAGGAATCTCATGCATCACATTTTGCAAGCTCGGACATTGATCTTTCTGCTCATATGGACTCCGTGTTTGGACATAAAGAAGATTTAACTGATGGAAAGCCAATGGACAATCCAGTAGCTTCTCCAGCATTAGGTGAATGGGATTCAGATGATCCGTGGACCAATATCGGCCATAATGAGTCTCAGATTGTTGGGGGATCTGATGCTACAGTTAGTCCCAAGGATCCTTTTGGAAATTTGGATAATCTTAGTACGAGTGCTGACTTGTTGCAAGACTTCCAGTGGCAAACCAGTAATGCGGATGTACCTGCGAATAAGACAATGGATGGGAAGCTTAACACAATGGACGAGTCCCAAACTGTGGGTGACTTTGATGCCACTTTAAGTGCTAAGGATGATCTTACTGtagaaatttcaaataatcttTCTGCCATtgatgatgatttgtttgaAGACTTTCAATGGCAAACCAATGAGGCTGGCATAACTTCGATTAAGACAGTTGATGAGGAGCCTAGCACAAACAAGCGGTCTCAGCTTGCTGAAGGGTCTTTTGCTGGCATTAATGCTGAGGATGatcacattttaaaaaaatcaaatgatCATTCTGCCAATGTCGATTTGTTTCAAGATTTCCAATGGCAAACCAATCAGACTGACATGAGTGAGAATAAGAGAATGCACGAGGAGAACAACGCAGTTGATGGAGATGCATTTGATGAGTGGAATGATTTTACAGGCTCTGCTAGTTTACAAGATCCATCCCAAAACGAATGGATTCAAAGTGATCATCTTTCCACTTCCCACAAAAATTCGGCGGACATAGATTTGTTTAGTCCCAACAGTACATTTGATGAAAGAGATATTGATGGCTTTCCTGAACCAAATCTATTGTCCACTTACACTGTTGACGAGAGCTCTGCTGCAGAAAATGCTATTTCATCAAAACCTTCTTTAATAAG GTTAAATGGCACGAGTGGCTCATCTTCTGATTTTGCATCAGCCGCAAATGATTCAAACGATGATGATAAATCCACTAATCCCGAGGATGATGTCAAGATACTGATATCGCAGATGCACGATCTTTCTTTCATGCTCAGGACAGATCTCTGTATTCCATACGCATCAGACTCGCAAAATTCAGCTACCAAAGATTGA
- the LOC140890058 gene encoding uncharacterized protein, translated as MASHDQTLPGDHQPGRNITIPLEQLESFVQDVVRKSLIAAKKPQSKDITVEEEGNQGNPNPIAQVQEGEEEESSWMHSIQPSMADELHELRRKEVIEEPLPLNYKSAKIREYDGSTDPEEHLARFENVAMLHCYGDKIKCKVFLTTLVDSAQRWFEKLEPQSVQSFAKFKQVFLQHFGSSKRYRKTAYSLFEAKQSGEESLRTYIKRFNKIALEVPTCAQETKITAFTQGLREGEFFKSLVKKAPRTFEDLLARAEKYINMEEAQRQKKEVARREGGREQGRSRENHDPMGRLSRYAPYRGTRDKAVHMCEERVDTQTPVSKEKLWKYCALHQECTHDTSECRTLQQRHQLPYARDGRPVPKKPRSVPWFRGSQTSIPPRDATSSREKGKKEMDHAKKDKTSGDGPAKGIINMISGGSTDGDSNRARKAWSRRESLGVEEGRQGAGPIITFGPKDLEGLNLPHNDALLIQARIANYDVRRVFVDSGSSVNVLFQEAFEQMDL; from the exons ATGGCTTCTCATGATCAAACATTACCTGGAGACCATCAGCCAGGACGGAATATTACCATTCCCTTGGAGCAGTTAGAATCATTTGTCCAAGATGTGGTACGAAAGTCGTTGATAGCTGCAAAGAAGCCACAATCAAAGGACATAACAGTGGAGGAAGAAGGAAATCAGGGTAACCCAAACCCTATTGCCCAGGTtcaagaaggagaagaagaagaaagctctTGGATGCACTCAATACAGCCGTCCATGGCAGATGAGTTGCATGAGCTCAGGAGGAAA GAGGTGATAGAGGAACCCTTGCCACTAAATTACAAGTCGGCTAAAATCCGAGAATACGATGGGAGCACAGACCCAGAGGAGCACCTGGCTCGGTTTGAAAATGTAGCCATGTTACATTGCTATGGAGATAAGATCAAATGCAAAGTCTTCCTAACCACTTTGGTGGATTCTGCCCAAAGATGGTTTGAGAAGTTGGAGCCCCAGAGTGTTCAATCATTTGCAAAATTCAAGCAAGTGTTTTTGCAGCACTTCGGCAGTAGCAAGAGGTATAGGAAAACTGCCTATAGCCTTTTTGAAGCAAAGCAGTCAGGAGAGGAGTCTTTACGAACCTATATCAAAAGGTTTAACAAAATTGCTTTGGAGGTCCCGACTTGTGCCCAGGAGACCAAGATCACGGCTTTCACTCAAGGTCTTCGGGAGGGGGAATTTTTCAAATCACTGGTGAAAAAAGCACCCCGGACCTTCGAAGATTTGCTGGCTCGGGCTGAAAAATACATTAACATGGAGGAAGCTCAGAGGCAGAAAAAGGAGGTGGCCCGGCGGGAGGGAGGCCGGGAACAAGGAAGAAGTAGAGAGAACCATGATCCCATGGGGCGATTGTCCCGGTATGCTCCGTACCGAGGGACCCGAGATAAGGCTGTTCATATGTGTGAAGAAAGGGTCGACACGCAGACCCCCGTTTCTAAGGAGAAGCTCTGGAAGTACTGTGCACTTCATCAAGAGTGCACTCATGACACCAGTGAGTGTCGAACTCTGCAGCAAAGACACCAACTGCCTTATGCTAGAGATGGTAGGCCGGTCCCAAAAAAGCCCCGAAGCGTGCCTTGGTTTCGGGGGTCACAGACGTCGATTCCTCCCCGGGATGCCACCAGCTCTcgggaaaaaggaaaaaaagaaaTGGATCATGCAAAAAAAGACAAAACATCTGGGGATGGGCCGGCCAAAGGTATCATTAACATgatatcgggaggatctacggATGGAGATTCCAACCGGGCTAGGAAGGCCTGGAGTCGGAGGGAAAGCTTAGGGGTGGAGGAAGGAAGGCAGGGGGCGGGGCCAATCATCACATTTGGACCCAAAGACTTGGAGGGATTAAACTTACCCCATAATGACGCCTTGCTTATACAAGCTCGGATTGCCAATTATGATGTTCGAAGGGTGTTCGTTGACTCGGGAAGCTCAGTGAATGTCCTTTTTCAAGAAGCATTCGAGCAGATGGATTTGTAG